Part of the Burkholderia humptydooensis genome, GCGGCGACACCGACAGCCAGTCGGCGAGCTGCTGCGCGGTCGTCAGGCGGCGGCCGCGCAGCAATTCGGCGATCTGGAACAGGCGGTCGGCGCGGCGCGTCATCGCGGGGCTACGGGCTGGGAAACAGGGTGGAGAATGCCGCGATGATAGCGCCGCGCGCGGCGGCTGGCGCGCGCGGTTTTCGTAGTTGGCGCAATGCGCGCGATTGTTGCGGCGAATGGTTGCGCAAGCGTTGCCGCCCACGTTTCCGCCGCCTCGCGCGGCGCGGCCCCGCGCGTTGCGGCGACGCGCGCGGCGCCCGTCTTGCCCGCGTGCGCGAGCCCGCGCCCGCCCGGCGACGCGCTCAACTGCATTTGAGCGAATGCAGGCCGACGCGATTGCCCTCGGTGTCGACGAGGTAGCCGATGTAGCCGTAGTTGTTCGGCAGCTCGATCACCGCGCCCTGCACGATGCCGCCCGCGCGCTTCGCGCGCTCGAGCGCGGCCGTCACTGGACCGTTCGCGTTCAGGTAGACGACGGCGCCGTCCGCGCCCGGCTTCAGCCGCTGCGGATCGTAGACGACCGCGCCGCCCGTGGCCGCTTCCGGATGCACGAAGACCGCGGTCGGCACGCCGCCGATCACCTCGCGCTGCAACGCCGTCTGCAGCACGGTTTCATAGAAGCGGATCGCGCGGTCGAAATCGACTGACGGAAGGTCGAACCAGGCGATCACGCTTTCGCTTTTTGCGGTAGTCATTGCAAGCTCCATGTACGTTGATGGGCGGGGGAATCCGTTCCGCCAAACCCGCGTCGCAGTGTGCGCGGGGCCTGCTGACAACGTATTGTCAGCAGCGTAACGGCGCTTGACGCGCCGGCTTCAGGTCGCACAATGAAGCGATGCCGGCCGGCTCCGGCGGGCATCGCGCTCGCCGCGTGCGTGCCGAAGCGCCGGACGGACGGCTCGCCGGCCCGGCACGCGGATTCGAAACGGCCCGCATCGATGGAGACGACGATGGCTGACCTCGCTTATGTGTACGTGACGTATATCGCATCGACGCCCGAGCGCGTGTTCGATGCGCTGACCAACGCGGAGCTGACGAAGGAATACTGGTGCCGGCACCGCAATGCATCGCCGGACTGGCGGCCCGGCTCGCGCTGGGAGCATCAGGATTACGACGATCCGCGCACGGTCGACCTCGTCGGCGACGTGATCGAGAACGATCCGCCGAACCGGCTCGTGATCTCGTGGCGGTTCCCGACGGGCAGCGAGGACACGCGCGTGACGTTCGCCGTCGAGCCGTTCATGGACGATGCGGTGCGCCTGACCGTCAGGCACGAGAACCTCGTGCCGGATTCGGACATGGACCGCGGGATCAGAATGGGGTGGCCCGTCGTGCTGTCGAGCCTGAAGACGCTGCTCGAGACGGGACGGCCGCTCGCGATGACGGCGCGCCGCTGGCATGGCGGGAGCGCGGACGGGCGGTGACGGGCGTGCGCCGCGCCGGCGCGCGCGGCGGGCGGCGCAGACGTTTGCGCCGCCGTCGTGAAGCCTGCGCGCACGCCGCGCGGCAAACGCGCCGCGCGTTATTCGC contains:
- a CDS encoding VOC family protein, whose amino-acid sequence is MTTAKSESVIAWFDLPSVDFDRAIRFYETVLQTALQREVIGGVPTAVFVHPEAATGGAVVYDPQRLKPGADGAVVYLNANGPVTAALERAKRAGGIVQGAVIELPNNYGYIGYLVDTEGNRVGLHSLKCS
- a CDS encoding SRPBCC family protein, whose protein sequence is MADLAYVYVTYIASTPERVFDALTNAELTKEYWCRHRNASPDWRPGSRWEHQDYDDPRTVDLVGDVIENDPPNRLVISWRFPTGSEDTRVTFAVEPFMDDAVRLTVRHENLVPDSDMDRGIRMGWPVVLSSLKTLLETGRPLAMTARRWHGGSADGR